CGAAGGTAATTGAGAATACTTCCACAAGCCAAAATACAAAACATAAAGCTTATGGATCGCTCATAATCAAAGAAGAGTATTGCTATCTGAGTAAGTCATGTTATTGCATCTGAGTACCTGGCTGGAAGTAGAAGCATATCTAGAGCATTCCCAAGGCGTAATTATGCCGATTGGTTCTACAGAGCAACATGGACCTACAGGACTGATTGGAACGGATGCGATTTGTGCAGAAGCGATCGCTAAAGGAGTAGGAGAGGCGACGCAAGCACTGGTTGCACCTACAATCAACATTGGGATGGCACTGCACCACACTGCTTTTCCTGGTTCTATGAGCCTGCGACCCAGCACGATGATTCAGGTGGTGAAAGAATACGTGACTTGTCTAGCAAAGGCTAGATTTACTAAATTCTTCTTTATCAACGGTCACGGTGGTAACATTGCCACTCTTAAAGCAGCATTTTCCGAAACCTACGCTCATTTAGCCGACCTCAACCTACCTCATGCTGATAACGTCAAGTGCTACCTGGGTAACTGGTTTATGTGCGGCTCTGTCTACCAGCTAGCAAAAGAATTATACGGTGACAAAGAAGGTTCTCACGCTACGCCAAGCGAAGTTGCACTCACCCAGTACGTTTATCCAGAAGCAATCAAACAAGCGCCTCTATCGCCAGAAGTGGGGAGAGGATATAAAATTTACGGTGCAGAAGATTTCCGCCGTCGTTATCCTGATGGCAGAATGGGTTCCGATCCCGCCTTAGCAACCCCCGAACACGGGAAGCAGTTCTATGAGTTGGCGGTGAAGGAGTTGAGTCATACTTATCTAGAATTTGTGAATGGAGAGTAGACAATACTTGGTAATTGGTAATTGGTAATCGGTAGTTAGTCCGTTAACTATCCCTTGTTTCCTTGTCCTCGACTCCCGCACGGGCGGGTTTAGTTGCAGATCTTCTGGTTGTTCGCAGGAATTTTCCCTGAAACCCGCCCCTACGACTCCCGCTCAAACACATCCAACATCAAAGTTTTAGCCAATTGCGCGATCGCCTCCCAATTTTCTGCTTCAATAAAACTTTTGGGAAATAACTGACCGGATAAGCCTACCGCGATCGCACCCGCTGCAATAAATTCTTTAGCATTTTCTAACGAGACTCCACCTGTAGGAATTAAAGGAATATTTCCCAACGGTGCTTGTAGGCTCTTAATATAGCTAACGCCTCCTAGTGCTTGCACGGGAAACACTTTAACGCAACTCGCTCCCACCATCCACGCCGTGACAATTTCTGTGGGAGAGAGCGCCCCTGGTACGATCGGTATACCCCGAGCTACAGCAGCTTGAATTAAGACAGAATCGACATGGGGAGTGAAGAGAAATTGCGCTCCAGAGGCGATCGCCTGTTGTAGTTGTTCTAAAGTTAGAATCGTTCCCGTACCAATTGTACAAGCAGGTAACTCGCGACGCAGTTGCGAAATCAACTCGGCGGGGCGATCGCTATTCCAAGTAACTTCGATTAACTGCATTCCTCCTGCTGCTACCGCTTTTGCCATTTGACAACCTAGCTCAATTTTATTGGCACGGATCACAGCGATCGCTCTATTTTGCTGCAATAACTTCAACCATGAATCGTTAAACATTGTCTTACCGAGCAGCTCAGAAAATCGATCGTTACCTATCTAAAATATACGTCCAGCAACAGTTCAGATGTCAGTCGCCAGCTGGATGAACCTAAAATCAGGCGCTTTTAATCTATATCATCTTTTTACTATTCTGAAGTATAAGTATGCCACTGCACACGCTTGTAGACTTCGATTCTAATTATAAAGAAGCTTTTGTCAGAGAAGAATCAGAGAAGTCAAAGTTAAAAAAGTAATAGAACAAGATATTGTAGAAGCAACAGAAACAGTGCGCCATCAAGAACTAGATGTGACAGTTAAAGGTCAGTTAGACGTAAATGTAGTTAATCGGATGCGCGATCGCGATTAATCTGCTCTTACCCTTATTAGTTGCCAATTTATTATCAGGTGGGCGTTGCCCACCCTACTGAATCAAGATATATATAAGTAATGCCGAACAATCTATCCATAGAAGTATGGTCTTTAAACAATCTCCTCCAATAGTAAGAGGAAATGTTATGAGTATGGCTTTACTGTGAGTAGCAGAAAAAACGTACAAATCGCCTCCAGTGGCAAATTTGTCGTTCTTTCTTTTCTAGAAAAAACTTAAAGGAAACGAAACAACACTTATCTAATTGCGGACTGCCCGTAGAAATAACTCATTCCCAGGATGAAATTGAATATTTCATTTGGGAGATGATGAGGTGAAAAATTGTTTTCTAGGATAGGAGAAATTGAAGCGGGAGAAAACAAATTATGGCTTTGCATAAAATCTCAGATTTCGATCCCGATTATCGCAGCAGCTTTGACGATCGCGATATGAAGGGTTACTCTGTGTATTCAGAAAATGATGAAAAGATTGGCTCAGTTAGTGACATTTTAGTAGATGAAGAAGGGCGCTTCCGCTATTTTATAGTAGATCTAGGTTTTTGGATTTTTGGCAAAAAAGTTTTGTTGCCAATGGGTCGCGCCAGAATTGATTACAATGCAGACCGCATATATGTAACTGGTTTGACTCGCGAACAAGCAGAAAATTTACCAGAGTATAACGAACACGATTCAGTCGATTACGACTACGAAGAGAGAGTCAGAGGAGTTTATCGTACCCCAAATTATGGTACAGCAAGTACGATAGGTACGATGGGTACGATGGGTTCAACCGCAGCTGCTCCAGTCGAGCGTGAGGCTACACTTGATGCAACTGCACCACTTGATGCAACTGCACCCCTAGATCCATCTCGTTCTAATGCAGGCTACACAGCAGCAGCAGCTAGCTACAATCGCGACACGTACAAGTATGACGACCACGATTCAGACTTGTACAATCTTAACGAGCAAAACCACCAGAGTCTCAAACTCTACGAAGAAAGATTGATTGCCAACAAGCGTCGCGTCAAGACTGGGGAAGTTACAATTGGCAAGCATGTAGAGATTGAAACAGAGAGAGTTGCAGTACCCGTAGAAAAAGAGCGAGTTGTCATCGAGCGCGTGACACCGACGGATGCTGGTAGACCTGTAGCACCTGGCGAAGTAGACTTCCGTGAGGGAGAAGTAGCACGGATGGAAGTTTATGAAGAAACGCCTGAAATTCGTAAAGAAGCGTTCGTGCGTGAAGAAGTTAAAGTGAAAAAGGTCGTAGATCATCAAACTGTTAATGCCGAAGAAACCATCCGCCGCGAAGAGTTGGATGTAAATACTGGCAACTTACCAGTTGATGAAAACCGCGATCGCATCTAAGACATACTGGAAGTAGGGATCGCTACTTCTTAAAAGTAAGTACAGACAGAGCGCAAATCATGCACTGTCTGTACTTTTTCACAACGTCTTTTTTGAATTTTATCTTTCTGGCGATCGCATTAAAAAGCTCTTTCCTACCACATTAAGAACATACCTTTCATTTATAACCAGAGTTAATACATTTTTATAGAAATAATTATATTTTCAATACGAATATTTTTTAATAAGTTTTGAAATAGGTGTTCTAAAATGATATATCCAACGTCCGATCGCAGCCATTTCAATTTCTTGGTGGAAAAACTCAGAAAGAAATTAAAGAGTTTCTTCGTCGTAAATTTGCAAGGAGATCGAATTGGCATAGTAAAGGATATCATTGTAGATCGCCAACAGCAGTTACAATTGATCGTGTCTTCTAAGGTTGGTAACTTAGCTTCAAACTTGCAAATCAACAGTAAGCAAATACGAAAAATTGAAGTAGCAGATAAAGTTGTAGCAGTCGATTTTACATTTGTACCTGAAGAAATAGAGCGAGTCACTCAAGAACCCGACCGAGAACTGCATTCAAGTAGCAGTCAAGACATAATGATGACAGGCGATCGCTTAGAAGTTGCTACTAACGAACCTTTAGTAAGGCAATTGGAAGTTGTACCACCGGAACTATCAGTACCTATGACCAGCGAAATAGACAACCAAGCTAACACCCAATTGAGTTCATCTCAAGACTTATCAACAGAAGAGATTATTAAATTACTAGCAGAAAGAGTAGTAGTAGAGCGAAAAAAACGTAAAGTTGGCGAAGTTATTGTCCGCAAAGAAATAGAAACGCGGATGGTAGAAGTACCAGTACGGTATGAGAAGCTGATTGTAGAACAGGTTAATCCAGAACACAAGCAAATAGCTGAAATTAATTTAGGACAAGAAACTCTTGCCGATCGCAAATTGAATTCCTGGGGTGTTGGTGAAAAAAACCAAAGTGTAGGTGAATTGACAGTAACAGGTAGATTTGATTCGCCTAAAGTTGCCAGTTTATTATTAAACGCGATCGCCCGCGAACGCCAACATGGATGTCAGCAAATTCGAGTTGAAATTGTCGTAGACAGTCCAGAAAAACAAAAGCTCTATCAAGAATGGTGCGATCGCTGTTCTCAGTAAGAAGGGAGCAGGGAGTAGGAAAGAGGGTGTA
This window of the Chroococcidiopsis thermalis PCC 7203 genome carries:
- a CDS encoding bifunctional 4-hydroxy-2-oxoglutarate aldolase/2-dehydro-3-deoxy-phosphogluconate aldolase, with protein sequence MFNDSWLKLLQQNRAIAVIRANKIELGCQMAKAVAAGGMQLIEVTWNSDRPAELISQLRRELPACTIGTGTILTLEQLQQAIASGAQFLFTPHVDSVLIQAAVARGIPIVPGALSPTEIVTAWMVGASCVKVFPVQALGGVSYIKSLQAPLGNIPLIPTGGVSLENAKEFIAAGAIAVGLSGQLFPKSFIEAENWEAIAQLAKTLMLDVFERES
- a CDS encoding DUF2382 domain-containing protein, with the translated sequence MALHKISDFDPDYRSSFDDRDMKGYSVYSENDEKIGSVSDILVDEEGRFRYFIVDLGFWIFGKKVLLPMGRARIDYNADRIYVTGLTREQAENLPEYNEHDSVDYDYEERVRGVYRTPNYGTASTIGTMGTMGSTAAAPVEREATLDATAPLDATAPLDPSRSNAGYTAAAASYNRDTYKYDDHDSDLYNLNEQNHQSLKLYEERLIANKRRVKTGEVTIGKHVEIETERVAVPVEKERVVIERVTPTDAGRPVAPGEVDFREGEVARMEVYEETPEIRKEAFVREEVKVKKVVDHQTVNAEETIRREELDVNTGNLPVDENRDRI
- a CDS encoding creatininase family protein, with the protein product MLLHLSTWLEVEAYLEHSQGVIMPIGSTEQHGPTGLIGTDAICAEAIAKGVGEATQALVAPTINIGMALHHTAFPGSMSLRPSTMIQVVKEYVTCLAKARFTKFFFINGHGGNIATLKAAFSETYAHLADLNLPHADNVKCYLGNWFMCGSVYQLAKELYGDKEGSHATPSEVALTQYVYPEAIKQAPLSPEVGRGYKIYGAEDFRRRYPDGRMGSDPALATPEHGKQFYELAVKELSHTYLEFVNGE
- a CDS encoding DUF2382 domain-containing protein; this encodes MIYPTSDRSHFNFLVEKLRKKLKSFFVVNLQGDRIGIVKDIIVDRQQQLQLIVSSKVGNLASNLQINSKQIRKIEVADKVVAVDFTFVPEEIERVTQEPDRELHSSSSQDIMMTGDRLEVATNEPLVRQLEVVPPELSVPMTSEIDNQANTQLSSSQDLSTEEIIKLLAERVVVERKKRKVGEVIVRKEIETRMVEVPVRYEKLIVEQVNPEHKQIAEINLGQETLADRKLNSWGVGEKNQSVGELTVTGRFDSPKVASLLLNAIARERQHGCQQIRVEIVVDSPEKQKLYQEWCDRCSQ